The nucleotide window AAATACCTGAAATTGGAGAAGAGCTCGGGTTTGAGCAGCAAGTGTCTGATATCTCTTATGCTGACATTACCGACTATCTGCTTCTTTGTCCCTTCTACAACTGGAAGACCGCCAATTTGATTATCTCTCATCTTCTTGAAAGCTTCCAGGATCAAGTCATCGCTCAGGACACTAATAACCTGGCCAAGAAAGCAAAGGAACATTGAAATTGAGACGTTAAATTCACTATCAACCAATGCCTTGGTAATCAGGAACGCTTACCTCATCAGAGGACATAAAAGGAAGTCCCAGATCAGATATAGGCTTTGCGGCAATGCAGTCAAACCAATCCCTTCCTTTGCATCGCTCAAGACCATGAACAATTGCTGATTGAGTAATGTAGTTCTTGATAGTAGCTTGGCCAGGTTCTATCACAGGTACATTCCTGAGCCTATATTTTGAGAGTAGTAGCAAGACGCTCAACATAGAACTATCGGTTGCTACTGGAAGGAAAGGTGCCCAGCGGAAGGATTTAAGTATTGACCTTACCTGAAACATACAAGTAATATCATTCAGACAGCTAAATGCAGTACAAGAGCAACGCTTTCATGTATCTGGTTCTGGGTTCTACAATATAGATGCTATAATATGCTTGAAAATTTTCGGAAGAAGTGGAACCGAGTGATTCAACAATGACAGATGACAAACAATACTCTAGATACAAGCTTACTGTGGTTGACTTGAAAGGTTCATCTTGCAGTATAGTTTTGTAAAAGTCTTGGCCCAATTCATCAGCAGCTGTGGGAGCATCTTTGCGCATCCCTTTGTCCGCAGCCACTCCACCAGCCACTGCAGCTCCAACTGCAGCAGCGGTTAACCCTGCAACTGCAGCAGGACCGGTCACACCCAATGCAACTGCTCCAATTGCGCCAACAGCTCCTGCACCAACTCCAGCAGCTGTTGCTGAAGTAGCTGAGAGAGCAACTGCAGCTAGTTCTGCACTCTCCAACACCCAAAGAATAATGGCAGAGTAATCTATGATTCCTAGGTAACTATCTCTCCATTCTGAGCTGGTTTCTGCAGCTGGGTTTCTCACAGGAGCTGACAAAATGTTGCATTCAGACAGAATCTTGACTGCATCGCCGATAGATGTATCTGCTGGAATCTCAACTACTGCAAATAATGATGTTAGAGGTAACTGTTTTTAGCTAACCATTAGTTCTAGTCCATAGCATGCAATTAGCTTGTGATGAAAATGTTGACTGAACAAATTCTATTACCTTTGCCTCCAGGAACTCCTGGAAAAGAGGAAACTGGGATTTTTGCAAATGCAGTTGTTAAAACCTCTTGTAGCGAATGTG belongs to Rosa chinensis cultivar Old Blush chromosome 4, RchiOBHm-V2, whole genome shotgun sequence and includes:
- the LOC112197981 gene encoding SNF1-related protein kinase regulatory subunit gamma-1-like, with amino-acid sequence MAQPQEAKGSSNISSYDSYFKTVQARKKLPHSLQEVLTTAFAKIPVSSFPGVPGGKVVEIPADTSIGDAVKILSECNILSAPVRNPAAETSSEWRDSYLGIIDYSAIILWVLESAELAAVALSATSATAAGVGAGAVGAIGAVALGVTGPAAVAGLTAAAVGAAVAGGVAADKGMRKDAPTAADELGQDFYKTILQDEPFKSTTVRSILKSFRWAPFLPVATDSSMLSVLLLLSKYRLRNVPVIEPGQATIKNYITQSAIVHGLERCKGRDWFDCIAAKPISDLGLPFMSSDEVISVLSDDLILEAFKKMRDNQIGGLPVVEGTKKQIVGNVSIRDIRHLLLKPELFSNFRKLTVRDFMSTISTSQNIGKAVPAITCNVESTLGNVIETLASKSVHRIYVAGQEGEVVGVITLRDVISCFIYEPPNHFDDCMGSALKEMLNE